One genomic window of Piscinibacter gummiphilus includes the following:
- a CDS encoding PRTRC system protein F, protein MVIPDLDASIPYVLETPRSRRLGVKLAVGLLDAGVVPTAAPELANDPIAASKVFLEQWVKRELQGLSTLALHFRLLIRNTDSWGHRLSDDAQGEAQVAWYSEVQPFVVGQALERLEAIHEGLGALVLTIIERKCHHLPVFTPSDVLSVVTDFHWYGHKDETGALEENCSTEEEKEAMRAEMITRADLDAAFPKWATQWPTVRRTAALKVLKRAAQGAKSPLVRRVASNALALNALTPVEQYRAQGEGWFIGYGAVLCWSPEDVATRAFDDMANHAMEAEFVDWCGEAELDLREPDSIKSWIARMKPVFESVKLIDALITDLSAGNWTKVKKGLV, encoded by the coding sequence TTGGTCATTCCTGACCTTGATGCGTCCATCCCGTACGTACTGGAGACGCCTCGGTCAAGGCGACTCGGAGTCAAGCTTGCGGTTGGACTTCTCGACGCCGGCGTCGTGCCGACGGCAGCACCCGAACTCGCCAACGACCCGATCGCCGCAAGTAAGGTCTTCCTGGAGCAGTGGGTGAAGCGTGAACTGCAAGGGCTCTCGACCCTGGCGCTGCATTTCCGGCTGCTGATCCGCAACACGGACAGTTGGGGGCATCGTCTGAGCGACGACGCGCAGGGTGAGGCACAAGTGGCCTGGTACTCAGAAGTTCAACCGTTCGTGGTTGGACAGGCGCTGGAGCGTCTTGAGGCAATCCATGAAGGCCTCGGAGCCCTTGTGCTCACCATCATCGAGCGAAAGTGCCACCACCTTCCTGTGTTCACGCCGTCAGATGTGTTGAGTGTCGTGACGGACTTCCACTGGTACGGCCACAAAGACGAGACGGGAGCGCTCGAAGAAAACTGCAGCACTGAGGAAGAGAAGGAGGCGATGCGAGCGGAAATGATCACGCGTGCCGATCTCGATGCAGCGTTTCCGAAGTGGGCGACGCAATGGCCGACCGTGCGGCGCACAGCGGCTCTGAAAGTGCTCAAACGCGCGGCGCAGGGTGCGAAAAGTCCATTGGTTCGGCGAGTGGCAAGCAATGCGCTGGCGCTCAACGCATTGACGCCCGTAGAGCAATACCGCGCTCAAGGAGAAGGGTGGTTCATCGGCTATGGCGCTGTCTTGTGCTGGTCTCCAGAGGACGTGGCCACGCGCGCATTCGACGACATGGCCAACCATGCGATGGAAGCCGAGTTCGTCGACTGGTGCGGCGAAGCCGAACTGGACTTGCGCGAACCGGATTCGATCAAGTCGTGGATCGCTCGGATGAAGCCTGTCTTCGAGTCGGTGAAGCTCATCGACGCCTTGATCACGGACCTGAGCGCCGGAAACTGGACCAAGGTCAAGAAAGGATTAGTGTGA
- a CDS encoding phosphoadenosine phosphosulfate reductase family protein, translating into MQQAIDIRGETPEAMALAAIHAVMDESRVPLVAFSAGKDSSVLLNLVLCAAAERVKQGRKALVCAVHSDVGVESPVISELAHSELKKAKSFADRHGVGFMLRIARPAFWDSFPVRVIGGRALPTFPDTRRDCSSSWKREASAREIASLERELCAQGWQRPVLMTGVRRDESAVRAASIESRREESRTIWIDSEGRPRLSPLLDWVTDDVWMYLGLCNSGVIPSYSDFEATMDTYRAAGASGCVVVADAESLKNSKPCSSRFGCWACTAVRHDRSMHEMIRSDPSRYGFMKPLAALRDFIAYTQYDWNRRTYVGRTIKDGFIEVAADTYSSDMLSDLLKYTLTAQAASGVPIISAAQLLAIDARWSQYAIAPPFSALRIWKQFEAGARWFPPAVKETPKTPVPRLGRIYVGDWNDDITSPLEVTGLRMPSWEQFSESCGPELKTLNNGRAVFDVEGDSEVDEEAAWLFLDFEADRMLQERASPQQYWTTGYETYLSFGVVRPAKGQSSRVDEILRRAQWRQRHGLHGQQDLRVLQQRLTVRYPQQGDFFTAEEQPSLLTA; encoded by the coding sequence GTGCAGCAGGCAATCGACATCAGAGGTGAGACGCCCGAGGCGATGGCATTGGCCGCGATCCACGCGGTCATGGACGAGTCTCGAGTTCCGCTCGTGGCATTCTCGGCCGGCAAGGACTCGAGCGTCCTCTTGAACTTGGTCCTCTGCGCTGCGGCGGAGCGTGTCAAGCAGGGGCGGAAGGCACTTGTCTGTGCGGTGCATTCCGACGTAGGCGTCGAATCGCCCGTGATTTCAGAACTGGCACACAGCGAACTCAAGAAGGCGAAATCCTTCGCAGATCGACATGGTGTCGGCTTCATGCTTCGGATTGCTCGTCCGGCATTCTGGGACTCGTTCCCTGTCAGGGTGATCGGGGGAAGGGCGTTGCCGACGTTCCCGGACACCCGGCGGGACTGCTCCTCGAGCTGGAAGCGCGAAGCAAGCGCCAGGGAAATTGCCAGTCTGGAACGCGAGTTGTGCGCTCAAGGGTGGCAGAGGCCAGTGCTGATGACTGGCGTTCGGCGCGACGAATCAGCTGTGCGGGCTGCCAGCATCGAGAGCCGCAGGGAAGAGTCGAGAACGATCTGGATCGATAGCGAAGGGCGCCCGCGCCTCAGCCCCTTGCTGGACTGGGTGACGGATGACGTGTGGATGTACCTGGGCCTATGCAACTCAGGTGTGATTCCCTCGTACAGCGACTTTGAGGCCACGATGGACACGTACCGGGCCGCTGGTGCCAGTGGATGCGTGGTGGTCGCTGACGCCGAGTCTCTGAAGAACTCGAAGCCATGTTCTAGCCGGTTCGGATGTTGGGCATGCACCGCGGTGCGCCACGACAGGTCGATGCACGAAATGATCCGGTCGGATCCTTCTCGCTATGGCTTCATGAAGCCTCTTGCCGCACTTCGCGACTTCATCGCTTACACGCAGTACGACTGGAACCGTAGAACCTACGTCGGGCGCACGATCAAGGACGGGTTCATCGAGGTGGCTGCTGACACCTACTCATCCGATATGCTCTCGGACCTCCTCAAGTACACGCTGACAGCCCAGGCGGCTTCTGGCGTGCCGATCATCTCAGCAGCGCAACTGCTGGCCATCGACGCTCGATGGAGCCAGTACGCGATCGCACCACCCTTCAGTGCCTTGCGCATCTGGAAGCAGTTCGAGGCGGGAGCACGGTGGTTCCCTCCGGCGGTCAAGGAGACGCCTAAGACGCCGGTGCCGAGGCTTGGTCGCATCTATGTCGGAGACTGGAACGACGACATCACCTCTCCGCTTGAGGTCACCGGCCTGCGAATGCCGTCCTGGGAGCAGTTCTCAGAGTCGTGTGGCCCTGAGCTCAAGACGCTGAACAACGGACGTGCAGTCTTCGACGTGGAAGGGGACAGCGAGGTCGACGAAGAAGCAGCCTGGCTCTTCTTGGACTTCGAGGCTGACCGGATGTTGCAGGAACGTGCCTCTCCCCAGCAGTACTGGACGACTGGCTATGAGACGTACCTCTCATTCGGCGTCGTTCGGCCGGCCAAGGGTCAGAGCAGCCGAGTGGACGAAATCCTGCGACGAGCGCAGTGGCGTCAACGTCATGGGTTGCATGGCCAGCAGGACCTGAGAGTCTTGCAGCAACGTCTCACCGTGCGCTACCCGCAGCAGGGTGACTTCTTCACTGCGGAAGAGCAGCCGTCGCTGCTAACCGCCTAA
- a CDS encoding phosphoadenosine phosphosulfate reductase family protein — MESLSAISGMRSTPSIPQLDLFGIGGTQRAYGIETSPEIDVVLGRAAPVFIGVSGGRDSMALAYRVSDHLQEVGHAGPRFLIHSDLGRVEWRESLPVCERLASRLGIELIVVRRQAGDMMDRWLNRWKNNVARYKVLECVKLILPWSTPTSRFCSGELKGQVLASAMRKRFPTGDVVSAVGIRRDESSSRAKMPVWKQDYRTMRKRGVGHTWNPILGWTRQEVNAYIKSKGDQLHPAYTIYGSSRVSCSYCIMSSLNDLVAAASCSDNEAIYREMVDLEIESTFSFQGNRWLGDVAPALLDADTKGRLAEAKERAAARQAAEAHLAEHLLFKKGWPTAMPSEHEAHTIAWVRREVASAVGLTVQFTDADTVMQRYAELMASAREKASVGGFELEEA; from the coding sequence ATGGAATCACTGTCCGCCATCAGTGGAATGCGCAGCACGCCAAGCATTCCCCAGCTCGACCTCTTCGGGATCGGAGGAACCCAACGGGCCTACGGCATCGAAACGAGTCCCGAAATCGACGTGGTACTGGGTCGAGCGGCGCCTGTGTTCATCGGGGTGAGCGGTGGACGAGATTCAATGGCGCTGGCCTATCGCGTCTCGGACCATCTGCAGGAGGTGGGTCACGCTGGTCCACGATTTCTGATCCACAGCGATCTTGGACGTGTGGAGTGGCGAGAGAGCCTCCCAGTTTGCGAGCGATTGGCGAGTCGGCTTGGGATCGAACTCATCGTCGTGCGACGTCAAGCGGGCGACATGATGGATCGATGGTTGAACCGTTGGAAGAACAACGTAGCCCGGTACAAGGTCCTCGAATGCGTGAAGTTGATCCTGCCCTGGAGCACGCCAACCTCGCGCTTCTGCTCGGGTGAATTGAAGGGCCAGGTGCTTGCGAGCGCAATGCGCAAACGCTTCCCAACCGGTGATGTTGTTTCAGCAGTAGGCATCAGACGCGACGAAAGTTCATCGCGAGCGAAGATGCCAGTGTGGAAGCAGGACTACAGGACCATGAGGAAGAGAGGCGTTGGCCACACGTGGAATCCGATCCTTGGATGGACGCGGCAAGAGGTCAATGCGTACATCAAATCGAAAGGTGATCAGCTGCATCCTGCGTACACGATATATGGCAGCAGCCGAGTCTCATGTTCCTATTGCATCATGTCCTCGCTTAACGACCTGGTAGCTGCGGCATCGTGCTCAGACAACGAAGCGATCTATCGTGAGATGGTCGACCTTGAGATTGAATCGACGTTCTCATTCCAAGGGAACCGCTGGCTCGGGGATGTTGCTCCGGCTCTCCTGGATGCAGACACCAAGGGCAGGCTGGCAGAAGCGAAAGAGCGTGCCGCCGCGCGGCAAGCAGCAGAGGCGCATCTGGCGGAGCACCTGCTGTTCAAAAAAGGGTGGCCGACCGCAATGCCATCGGAGCATGAAGCGCACACGATCGCTTGGGTTCGAAGAGAGGTCGCCAGCGCAGTGGGACTGACCGTGCAATTCACAGACGCGGATACGGTGATGCAGCGTTACGCGGAACTGATGGCCAGCGCACGCGAGAAGGCTTCGGTAGGGGGCTTCGAGCTCGAAGAAGCCTGA
- a CDS encoding PRTRC system ParB family protein, producing MKQPTLKLGLIIRGNNYRERITEESMLEMAEAIKAAGGVIEPVIVREHPTRPGYYELIAGERRCVGAHHLYGDDYDMPVVVREATDAEAKALSIIENAEREDPTEIEEAQGAADLLAFNNGDKAKTAAQLGWRDPKKLDRRLLLLGCTAKVRQALIEKKIYVGHAELLSGLDPEWQDKVLPQVIEHKVSVEVLKKQLGQFSKSLADAIFDTAICVGCPHNSAQQSGLFDASIGDGRCQKPSHFEELTLAAVQKIARPLEEKYQVVRIYKNGDGFIPLHLQAEGEVGVGPEQYESCKGCANFGCSVSAVPGSYGAVAESLCFDAQCHSTKVAERRKAERAAKASASENPQATGSKQQAASQKGQEAKRKATNQTPPRVVQYRLGLWREWAQIALMADADKAMRVLISILASSSTSHLDSGKFVAAAVEIAKPAPFGSNLFKSAVEQASRVDAGKLPNLIQAMASSAAHGAPTQDLELMLTYLEVEEASHFRLNEEFLELMTMSELESLADEVKLRKAMGDAAFKKARSGAKPAFIKALLSVQGFDYAGVVPKCMRYSRKPLKLAAAGVAKSETADQQESQPQEAPV from the coding sequence ATGAAGCAACCCACCCTCAAACTCGGCCTCATCATCCGAGGGAACAACTACCGGGAACGAATCACCGAAGAGAGCATGCTCGAAATGGCGGAAGCCATCAAGGCGGCTGGTGGTGTCATTGAACCCGTGATCGTCCGTGAACATCCCACACGGCCGGGCTATTACGAACTGATCGCTGGCGAGCGCCGCTGTGTCGGCGCGCACCACCTGTACGGCGACGACTACGACATGCCGGTTGTGGTGCGAGAGGCGACAGACGCAGAAGCCAAGGCACTCTCCATCATCGAGAACGCCGAGCGCGAAGACCCTACGGAAATCGAAGAAGCGCAAGGCGCCGCTGATCTTCTGGCGTTCAACAACGGCGACAAGGCAAAGACCGCCGCGCAACTTGGCTGGCGCGACCCCAAGAAGCTGGACCGCAGGTTGCTGCTTCTCGGTTGCACGGCCAAGGTCCGGCAGGCCTTGATCGAGAAGAAGATCTATGTCGGTCATGCCGAACTGCTCTCAGGCCTGGACCCTGAATGGCAGGACAAGGTGTTGCCTCAGGTCATCGAGCACAAGGTCAGTGTCGAGGTCTTGAAGAAGCAGTTGGGGCAGTTCTCCAAGAGTCTGGCCGATGCCATCTTCGACACCGCTATCTGTGTGGGTTGCCCCCACAACTCCGCGCAGCAGTCGGGCCTGTTCGATGCCTCCATCGGTGACGGCCGTTGTCAGAAGCCGAGCCATTTCGAGGAACTGACGCTGGCGGCGGTGCAGAAGATTGCACGGCCCCTGGAAGAGAAGTACCAGGTGGTCCGCATCTACAAGAACGGTGACGGTTTCATCCCGCTGCATCTGCAAGCAGAAGGCGAAGTTGGGGTAGGTCCGGAGCAGTACGAGTCATGCAAAGGCTGTGCAAACTTTGGCTGCAGCGTGTCGGCTGTGCCCGGGTCCTATGGCGCAGTGGCAGAGTCGCTCTGTTTCGATGCGCAATGCCACTCGACCAAGGTCGCGGAGCGGCGCAAGGCAGAGAGGGCTGCAAAGGCCTCTGCATCTGAGAACCCGCAGGCAACCGGCTCAAAGCAGCAGGCGGCTTCGCAGAAGGGCCAAGAGGCCAAGCGCAAGGCAACAAACCAGACACCGCCGCGCGTTGTGCAGTACCGCCTCGGCCTGTGGCGGGAATGGGCCCAGATTGCGTTGATGGCCGATGCTGACAAGGCCATGCGGGTCCTGATCAGCATCCTCGCGTCCAGCAGCACCAGCCATCTTGACTCGGGAAAGTTCGTCGCTGCTGCGGTGGAGATCGCAAAGCCCGCGCCCTTCGGAAGCAACCTGTTCAAGAGCGCCGTCGAGCAGGCTTCGCGCGTCGATGCAGGAAAGCTGCCGAACCTGATCCAAGCGATGGCGTCCTCGGCGGCGCACGGCGCACCGACTCAGGACCTGGAACTGATGCTGACGTATCTGGAGGTCGAGGAGGCGAGCCACTTCCGCCTGAACGAGGAATTCCTGGAACTCATGACCATGAGTGAACTGGAAAGTCTCGCGGACGAAGTGAAGCTGCGCAAGGCGATGGGAGACGCAGCGTTCAAGAAGGCGCGAAGTGGTGCAAAGCCAGCGTTCATCAAGGCACTCCTTTCTGTTCAGGGCTTTGACTATGCAGGGGTGGTGCCGAAGTGCATGCGGTACAGCCGCAAGCCCTTGAAGCTGGCTGCTGCAGGCGTTGCCAAGTCCGAGACAGCGGATCAGCAGGAATCGCAGCCCCAGGAAGCTCCTGTCTGA
- a CDS encoding PRTRC system ThiF family protein, whose translation MKVHLVGVGGNGAQMVGCLARLDIALRATGHPHGLFVAAFDGDAVSESNVGRQLFFPPDVGQNKAAVMVQRTNLAYGIDWAARPWNYRDEDLEGGKPDILISCVDTRSTRRKLHKLLFSGRSNTRYWLDLGNTEATGQVVLGVPKPPTLSARKTRLPCVTELFPDLLDAGVPDDNAPSCSVKVSLESQGLFVNDVAVRFGAQLIYELFRGKLSEHGVLLNLNSKRTAPIPIDPAVWRRFGFMGDEAERRKGRGRARSGTSHIEVEAERLAA comes from the coding sequence GTGAAGGTCCACCTCGTGGGAGTGGGTGGAAACGGGGCTCAGATGGTTGGATGCCTCGCTCGTCTCGACATTGCCCTGCGCGCGACGGGCCACCCTCACGGGCTCTTCGTTGCAGCCTTCGACGGCGATGCAGTGAGCGAGTCGAACGTTGGGCGGCAACTCTTCTTCCCGCCAGACGTAGGGCAAAACAAGGCGGCCGTGATGGTCCAGCGCACCAACCTCGCATACGGAATCGATTGGGCCGCTCGCCCTTGGAACTACAGAGACGAAGACCTCGAAGGCGGAAAGCCAGATATCTTGATCTCATGTGTGGACACCCGGTCTACGCGGCGGAAGCTCCACAAGCTGCTTTTCAGTGGCAGATCCAACACTCGTTATTGGCTCGATCTTGGAAACACAGAGGCTACCGGCCAGGTCGTCCTGGGAGTGCCGAAGCCGCCCACGCTGAGTGCTCGCAAGACGCGCCTTCCTTGCGTCACCGAGCTTTTCCCCGATCTCCTCGACGCGGGTGTTCCAGATGACAACGCCCCCTCATGCTCAGTGAAGGTGTCCCTGGAAAGTCAGGGCTTGTTTGTGAACGACGTTGCGGTGCGGTTCGGGGCTCAATTGATCTACGAACTGTTCAGGGGAAAGCTGTCGGAGCACGGTGTGCTCCTGAACCTGAACAGCAAGCGAACGGCACCAATACCGATCGACCCGGCGGTGTGGAGGCGGTTCGGCTTCATGGGTGACGAGGCCGAACGCAGGAAGGGCAGGGGAAGGGCACGTAGCGGCACATCGCACATTGAGGTCGAGGCCGAGCGACTGGCCGCTTAG
- a CDS encoding UvrD-helicase domain-containing protein, translating into MKYTDEQMAVIESRANRLTVQAGAGATKTTTLVGYAAARPKARILYLAFNKPVQLEAAARMPKHNVECKTTHSVSFRKALQLFTDRRTGRDVISQKLGDNYPSAIARLFGCPPLMATAALQAIQRWFGSLENDIDVRHVPPELAIRLGDPHAVVSLAREVFAQMVDPRALQVKLPHDGYLKLFQLDRPRLGTFTHIAVDESQDLNLCTFDIVRNQAANLILVGDSNQSIYQYRGSANALDLLSGATRLNLTRSFRFGEGIASLANTLLGHFKYPTPPLLIGAGEPRQTRFSIDVNKPFAVLARSNAGLFNEAVAFLKTGRRYHFIGGVDGYRLDKVLDAYYLWVNEPGLIKDPYLRSFNGFDDLEALAEESDDAELKLLIRVVADYGHQIPQLVDEIRARHVSDLRKEDWHLFEGIFFSTAHKSKGLEFDQVWLADDFMRFFDNGREIEIEEVDQEAVNILYVAFTRARAAIRLCESFVEWLRFKGWMPV; encoded by the coding sequence GTGAAGTACACGGACGAACAGATGGCGGTGATCGAGTCACGCGCCAACCGACTGACGGTTCAAGCCGGCGCCGGAGCGACCAAGACGACCACGCTGGTGGGGTATGCAGCTGCACGACCCAAGGCACGCATCCTCTATCTCGCGTTCAACAAGCCTGTGCAGCTCGAAGCCGCTGCGCGGATGCCCAAGCACAACGTTGAGTGCAAGACCACACATTCCGTGTCGTTCCGAAAGGCGTTGCAGCTCTTCACGGACAGGCGGACTGGCAGAGACGTCATTTCTCAGAAGCTGGGTGACAACTACCCGTCAGCCATTGCGCGTCTTTTCGGATGCCCACCGCTGATGGCCACCGCTGCGCTTCAAGCCATTCAGCGTTGGTTCGGAAGCCTGGAAAACGATATCGATGTTCGGCACGTTCCTCCTGAGTTGGCGATCCGACTCGGGGACCCGCACGCGGTGGTGTCTCTGGCTCGGGAAGTGTTCGCGCAAATGGTCGATCCGCGGGCCCTGCAGGTGAAGCTGCCCCATGACGGCTATCTGAAGCTCTTTCAGCTCGACCGACCACGCCTCGGGACCTTTACCCACATCGCAGTGGACGAGAGCCAAGACCTGAACCTGTGTACGTTCGACATCGTGCGCAACCAGGCGGCGAACCTGATCCTCGTAGGAGACAGTAACCAGAGCATCTACCAGTACCGAGGCTCGGCGAACGCGCTGGACCTCCTGTCTGGTGCAACGCGGCTGAATCTGACCAGAAGCTTCCGCTTCGGCGAAGGGATTGCCTCGCTGGCCAACACGCTGCTGGGCCATTTCAAATATCCGACGCCTCCGTTGCTGATCGGTGCCGGCGAGCCGCGCCAAACCCGGTTCTCGATCGACGTGAACAAGCCCTTCGCGGTGCTGGCTCGCTCGAATGCAGGCCTGTTCAATGAAGCTGTGGCGTTCCTGAAGACGGGGCGCCGGTACCACTTCATTGGTGGAGTGGACGGGTACAGGCTCGACAAGGTTCTCGATGCCTACTACCTCTGGGTCAATGAGCCTGGGCTCATCAAAGACCCGTACCTGCGCAGCTTCAACGGCTTCGATGACCTGGAGGCGCTGGCGGAGGAATCAGATGACGCAGAACTGAAGCTTCTGATTCGCGTCGTTGCGGACTACGGACATCAGATTCCTCAATTGGTCGACGAGATCCGGGCTCGGCACGTGTCTGACCTGCGAAAGGAAGACTGGCACCTGTTCGAAGGCATTTTCTTCAGCACGGCGCACAAGTCGAAAGGGCTTGAGTTCGACCAAGTCTGGCTGGCAGACGACTTCATGCGCTTCTTCGACAACGGAAGAGAGATCGAGATCGAAGAGGTGGACCAGGAGGCGGTGAACATCCTATACGTGGCCTTTACCCGCGCTCGCGCGGCGATCCGACTCTGCGAAAGCTTCGTGGAGTGGCTTCGCTTCAAAGGGTGGATGCCGGTGTGA
- a CDS encoding PRTRC system protein B: MSKEDNQLVSFRVEAEKDAPYTLDKAILVYKAGNGHAFATVHEVGTVGKKATILAGKAMSAQAAVALALELSKSATRGGFVPKELLFHDGDTICWWVPPARRHVAFKAKELGSPERGEIVSNPGLVFMVTGRRQWYVWAVKGSERPGEETPLYLAPYFNVSDTGLICVGNVSLPDGTAAERIAAWNDAFFNSFFTHSNARKLVKYRGGAYAFWRDMLDGKHHVFPERVLLPLGKTLKVVLSGGRDA, from the coding sequence GTGAGCAAAGAAGACAACCAACTGGTGTCCTTCCGAGTCGAGGCAGAAAAGGACGCCCCGTACACGCTGGACAAGGCAATCCTTGTCTACAAGGCTGGAAACGGTCACGCCTTCGCTACCGTGCATGAAGTCGGGACGGTGGGGAAGAAGGCGACGATCCTGGCCGGCAAGGCAATGTCGGCTCAAGCAGCGGTGGCGCTGGCGCTCGAACTGTCGAAGAGCGCGACCCGTGGCGGGTTCGTGCCGAAGGAACTCCTGTTCCACGATGGGGACACCATCTGCTGGTGGGTGCCGCCCGCACGCCGGCATGTCGCCTTCAAGGCCAAGGAGCTCGGCTCCCCCGAGCGTGGAGAGATCGTCTCCAACCCTGGTCTGGTGTTCATGGTGACAGGGCGCCGCCAGTGGTACGTTTGGGCAGTGAAGGGAAGCGAGCGGCCTGGGGAAGAGACGCCGCTCTACCTGGCTCCCTACTTCAACGTGTCGGACACTGGCCTCATCTGTGTCGGCAACGTGTCGCTGCCGGACGGCACGGCGGCGGAGCGGATCGCGGCATGGAACGACGCCTTCTTCAACTCGTTCTTCACGCACTCCAACGCCCGCAAGCTGGTGAAGTACCGCGGCGGGGCCTACGCCTTCTGGCGTGACATGCTCGACGGGAAGCACCACGTTTTCCCGGAACGCGTGCTGCTGCCGCTCGGCAAGACGCTCAAGGTTGTTTTGAGCGGAGGGCGTGACGCATGA
- a CDS encoding PRTRC system protein A, protein MTLDPRDAALRMTCPVDSVPRFGPLEAMTNPGQRVLLAHNGVFLEVQRTWLNAVVRLSDLPHRPPLPFGEVTERVRFAFGVIPIPLLEDFIRAGKDALPNEAAGALVYSTSTKKLRLVLHEAIRTSPSRINYRMPEIAADEEIAVDLHTHGAGRAFWSDLDDLDDQCVKVCGVFGRLRGNTPDAAFRLVVNGHFKPLAHPWERVKERASEALDSEERWPTLNSIGFARIEHSGTFDLP, encoded by the coding sequence ATGACGCTCGATCCGAGGGATGCCGCCTTGCGGATGACCTGCCCGGTGGACAGTGTTCCGAGGTTTGGCCCACTCGAAGCCATGACGAATCCCGGCCAGCGCGTGCTGCTGGCCCACAACGGTGTCTTCCTGGAGGTACAGCGGACCTGGCTGAATGCGGTGGTACGCCTCAGCGATCTGCCTCATCGGCCGCCGTTGCCTTTCGGTGAAGTGACGGAACGCGTCCGCTTTGCCTTCGGCGTGATTCCCATTCCGCTCCTCGAAGACTTCATTCGGGCCGGAAAGGATGCTTTGCCGAATGAGGCGGCAGGCGCGCTGGTCTACAGCACATCCACGAAAAAGCTGCGGCTGGTGCTGCACGAAGCGATCCGCACGTCGCCTTCCCGCATCAATTACCGCATGCCAGAGATTGCAGCGGACGAAGAGATCGCAGTGGACCTGCACACCCACGGTGCGGGCCGCGCATTCTGGAGCGATCTGGACGATCTTGATGACCAGTGCGTGAAGGTTTGCGGCGTCTTCGGGCGTCTGCGTGGCAATACGCCAGATGCGGCGTTCAGGCTCGTCGTGAACGGGCATTTCAAACCGCTGGCCCATCCCTGGGAGCGTGTCAAAGAGCGGGCCAGCGAAGCCCTTGATAGTGAAGAACGGTGGCCGACACTGAATTCGATCGGATTTGCAAGGATCGAACACAGTGGAACATTTGATCTACCCTGA
- a CDS encoding PRTRC system protein C — MGIKVQQIARRFLYNGVTLPDIPGLKATDVRDVYSVQYPELVSAEIQEGEVANGVQEITFRRAVGTKG; from the coding sequence ATGGGTATCAAGGTTCAACAGATCGCCCGCCGGTTCCTCTACAACGGCGTGACGCTCCCCGACATTCCTGGCCTCAAGGCGACCGATGTGAGGGATGTGTACAGCGTGCAGTACCCGGAACTCGTCAGCGCGGAAATACAGGAAGGGGAGGTCGCCAATGGCGTACAGGAAATCACGTTCCGGCGCGCTGTCGGCACCAAAGGCTGA
- a CDS encoding nicotinamide mononucleotide transporter, translated as MVQVEIGIGEVLQGIGWGLTVLGQVQIGRKLRRSFLSWIVANLVLIAVSIQAGLWVSVGMYATNIVLCVWSFAKWSADPSGPAALVNNRKGL; from the coding sequence ATGGTTCAGGTGGAGATCGGCATCGGCGAAGTGCTTCAAGGCATCGGGTGGGGCTTGACGGTCCTTGGCCAAGTCCAAATCGGACGAAAGCTCCGCAGGTCTTTCCTCAGCTGGATCGTGGCGAATCTGGTTCTGATCGCTGTGTCCATCCAGGCCGGCTTGTGGGTGAGCGTGGGCATGTACGCCACCAACATCGTCCTGTGCGTCTGGTCTTTTGCAAAGTGGTCTGCAGATCCGAGTGGGCCTGCAGCATTGGTCAACAACAGGAAGGGCTTGTGA
- a CDS encoding PRTRC system protein E has product MFQELFQLSTKATLAMTISADPSTGLMTINIIPKPKVDHGEPALANPLSLTATPEEFQAEFVNVLMSYRQKRDSLTAQAEVTNELLDAAKDASSKKGTAAVAKAAAPKPVAKAAAVRQAAADPDDDADDESQSAPNPPAAPAPATASEPSLFGPGV; this is encoded by the coding sequence ATGTTCCAAGAACTTTTTCAACTCAGCACCAAGGCGACGCTCGCCATGACCATCAGTGCTGATCCCTCTACGGGGCTGATGACCATCAACATCATCCCGAAGCCCAAGGTCGACCACGGCGAACCGGCCCTGGCAAACCCTCTCAGCTTGACGGCCACGCCCGAGGAGTTCCAGGCGGAGTTCGTCAACGTGCTCATGAGCTACCGCCAGAAGCGTGACAGCCTGACTGCGCAGGCAGAAGTGACGAACGAGCTTCTGGACGCTGCCAAGGACGCATCTTCAAAGAAGGGAACGGCGGCGGTCGCGAAGGCTGCGGCACCGAAGCCTGTCGCGAAGGCGGCTGCGGTGCGTCAAGCTGCTGCCGATCCCGACGACGATGCAGACGACGAGAGCCAAAGCGCGCCGAATCCGCCTGCGGCACCGGCGCCGGCCACGGCGAGTGAGCCGTCTCTTTTCGGTCCTGGCGTTTAA